A single genomic interval of Asterias amurensis chromosome 1, ASM3211899v1 harbors:
- the LOC139936506 gene encoding uncharacterized protein isoform X2, with translation MEKVLSKRVDRLKQLVPEMGFRMKSLGDYNLRSVKICFQALPQDVDHDYAIILKPVMTRKISSTDPFPLSDPRIMSISECKGTVHGNTEVTLQVSNLKTDDVLVFFHCESSEPRSSWQEFADVLNFRWTKHRQASILIQTPPFPDRTITEPKTVNVKIRLRDNSCSNTVNYTYTPPIQGGNRIQRRVKQKEPIFVNYYSCLGAVTNVSPLVPTRELHQDEKKSTSDVDEYPRIAGIDIKPKRQTLKTLTKREDKDPRKSSSLSVPAGQSVQARTLERLNSKEEVEEADGRVDLDHLSRYLSLTNLNTPKESAPNGLPSHEFYREELEGQLSMEASGASSSRTITEENVIENSPLLLEEGFYSPGLGFCKEGNVTVVPHPISPSSLGRFSEQEDDFAKEPSLSEGDFLLHSNSSHLSTVCDQREEACPVWEPNTDSGFPVTRSAISTVVAPTCISEQSDLSIYMESTPLDGLEKKRCMFHAGEDKTSMSTSQTTSPEALHSTDDQQGAEGNQNFGSSQHENESASEGGNREGDGHDHKGNDEAEDQTFTEELCPPRATQRIDHKGGTISLNKCDVSLTIPPGALPEGQEEEIVLSVDWNDRHIPPLNGTDMNVAPIVNCYPTGLTFLKPVTIKIPHCAILPDPEKVKATVHCSETDEGKEPDWERLSQDGTSEVQVECGSRYFRLHTRHFTSFSITVNKVETRGKEIMFVPFGKDLNSFEDDQVIRLYLYDFYASNWEKILQHETNLEGKQLDTPVPYQVLELYQGTVAVEMFHNTPGWVLDSDNTVSILFHTIWNIRSWNRCKFTWTNKTENMKFSCKIKVNQSQNDVVLSLDIANHVKLSPKSTEQSNYPRQFSSMQPAPSGPHQGVAVFNNVQGNIFTDSHSLDSGFTFSRMQENAQLQLIRDMPEKIINFALRCQLGFLLDPNHALGNDWRMFAELIDYGNLIDYLNGQQECKKLFSPTRHILELMELEKKINSLDDLEELMEQLKRKDAVEAVAKAKQQRGQPNPSSTTLPALTGGLAEQPEKPMSTETTPSPTDINQPLYDGGQSCYEFQLHNDRDVTTQSERCKPPTASSDQETTTLNSPYTDYTHDSDHTPSNNNHCSSATRKKLDFKDPVQEIQEEFENKIAL, from the exons aTGATGTTCTGGTGTTTTTCCATTGTGAGAGTAGTGAGCCAAGGAGCAGCTGGCAGGAATTTGCAGACGTCTTAAATTTCAGATGGACTAAACATAGG CAAGCTTCAATACTGATCCAGACTCCGCCATTTCCTGACCGCACCATTACAGAGCCAAAAACTGTGAATGTAAAGATCCGACTGAGGGACAATTCCTGTAGCAACACGGTCAACTACACATACACCCCTCCAATACAAG gtGGGAATAGAATCCAGCGCAGAGTGAAGCAGAAAGAACCAATCTTTGTTAATTACTACAGCTGCCTTGGAGCTGTGACAAATGTATCCCCAT tggtaCCAACAAGAGAATTGCATCAAGATGAAAAAAAGAGCACATCGGACGTGGATGAGTACCCAAGAATCGCAGGAATTGATATCAAACCAAAAAGGCAAACACTAAAGACACTCACAAAAAGGGAGGACAAAGATCCAAGGAAATCCTCATCTTTGTCAGTGCCTGCTGGACAATCCGTACAGGCGAGGACATTGGAAAGGTTGAATTCCAAGGAGGAGGTTGAGGAAGCAGATGGTAGAGTCGACCTTGATCATCTTAGTcgatacttgtctttgacaaatcTCAATACACCAAAAGAGTCAGCTCCAAATGGACTACCATCTCATGAGTTTTACAGAGAGGAGCTTGAGGGTCAGTTGTCTATGGAGGCCAGTGGCGCCAGTAGTTCCAGAACCATAACAGAGGAGAACGTGATAGAAAACAGCCCCTTGTTATTGGAAGAAGGCTTCTATTCCCCAGGATTAGGATTCTGCAAAGAAGGAAATGTGACAGTAGTGCCTCATCCCATTTCACCTTCATCTTTGGGTAGATTTTCTGAACAAGAAGATGATTTCGCCAAAGAGCCTTCCCTCTCTGAGGGTGATTTTCTACTGCATTCAAACAGTTCCCATTTGTCAACTGTTTGTGACCAGAGAGAAGAAGCTTGCCCAGTCTGGGAACCAAACACAGATAGTGGTTTTCCAGTTACAAGAAGTGCCATCTCCACTGTGGTTGCACCTACATGTATCTCAGAACAGAGTGACTTAAGCATTTATATGGAGTCAACACCTTTAGATGGTTTAGAAAAGAAGAGGTGTATGTTTCATGCAGGGGAGGATAAGACAAGTATGTCAACAAGTCAAACCACTTCTCCAGAAGCTTTACATTCAACAGATGACCAGCAGGGAGCGGAGGGCAATCAAAACTTTGGGAGTAGCCAGCATGAAAATGAGAGTGCATCTGAAGGCGGAAACAGAGAAGGTGACGGTCATGATCACAAGGGTAATGATGAAGCAGAGGATCAGACATTCACAGAAGAGTTATGCCCTCCAAGAGCGACACAACGTATTGATCATAAAGGGGGCACCATCAGTCTAAATAAATGCGACGTCAGCTTAACGATCCCTCCAGGTGCTCTACCCGAGGGTCAGGAAGAGGAAATTGTGCTGAGTGTTGATTGGAATGATCGTCACATACCTCCACTGAACGGCACTGACATGAATGTGGCACCGATTGTCAACTGTTATCCAACTGGCCTGACGTTTCTGAAGCCAGTGACAATCAAGATTCCTCACTGTGCGATACTACCTGATCCTGAGAAGGTCAAGGCGACAGTTCATTGCAGTGAGACTGATGAAG GGAAAGAGCCTGATTGGGAAAGACTGTCACAGGATGGCACCTCTGAGGTCCAGGTTGAATGCGGTAGTAGATACTTTCGCCTGCATACCCGTCATTTTACAAGTTTTAGCATCACGGTAAACAAAGTAGAAACCAGGGGCAAGGAAATCATGTTTGTTCCATTTGGAAAGGACTTGAACTCATTCGAGGATGACCAAGTGATCCGCTTGTACCTATACGACTTCTATGCAAGTAACTGGGAG aaaatactgcagCATGAGACGAATTTGGAAGGAAAGCAGTTGGATACACCAGTACCATATCAAGTACTTGAGCTCTACCAAGGCACTGTTGCTGTTGAAATGTTTCACAACACACCGGGCTGGGTGCTAGATTCTGACAATACAGTT TCAATTTTGTTTCATACAATCTGGAACATTCGCTCCTGGAATAGATGCAAGTTCACATGGAccaacaaaactgaaaatatgAAGTTCAGTTGCAAGATAAAGGTCAATCAGTCGCAGAATGATGTTGTATTGTCACTGGATATCGCAAATCATGTAAAG cTATCTCCCAAGTCAACTGAGCAGAGCAATTACCCAAGGCAGTTTTCTTCAATGCAGCCAGCACCATCAGGACCCCATCAGGGAGTAGCTGTGTTTAATAATGTACAGGGAAATATCTTCACAGATAGTCATAGTTTGGACTCTGGTTTCACTTTCAGTAGGATGCAAGAAAATGCACAACTCCAATTGATTCGTGATATGCCCGAAAAGATCATCAATTTTGCTTTGCGATGTCAACTGGGTTTTCTCCTGGACCCAAACCATGCACTTGGGAATGATTGGAGAATGTTTGCTGAACTAATTGACTATGGGAATCTAATTGACTATTTGAATGGTCAACAAGAatgcaaaaaattgttttctccTACTCGTCATATCCTAGAATTAATGGagctagaaaaaaaaattaattcactTGATGACCTTGAGGAGCTCATGGAGCAATTAAAGAGGAAAGATGCAGTTGAAGCAGTAGCCAAAGCTAAACAGCAGAGGGGTCAACCAAATCCTTCGTCAACTACCTTGCCTGCACTGACAGGGGGACTAGCCGAACAGCCTGAAAAGCCCATGAGTACAGAAACCACACCCAGTCCAACAGATATCAACCAACCATTGTATGATGGTGGGCAATCATGTTATGAGTTTCAATTACACAATGATAGAGATGTTACTACCCAATCGGAGAGATGTAAACCTCCCACTGCTTCATCGGACCAGGAGACCACAACCTTGAACAGCCCATATACAGATTACACCCATGATAGTGATCATACACCATCAAATAACAATCATTGTAGCAGTGCTACTCGTAAGAAGTTGGATTTTAAAGATCCTGTTCAAGAAATTCAAGaagaatttgaaaataaaattgcacTTTAG